The Asticcacaulis excentricus genome has a segment encoding these proteins:
- a CDS encoding ABC transporter ATP-binding protein codes for MPLIQLTHIHHTYAENARPVNALRGVSLDIEAGEFVAIVGPSGSGKSTLLNIIGTLESPSHGDYRFDGRAVAEMSGRERALLRASRIGFVFQNFNLIDHLTVFENIRLGLRYRRDHLKNENERILSAMDKVGLAHRADHLPRELSGGQQQRCAIARAIVGDPQIVLADEPTGSLDSQNAAQVLGILAELNSRGTTLVIVTHAPRQADRAGRVVEMHDGRIHLSTRRLA; via the coding sequence ATGCCGCTGATCCAGCTCACGCACATTCATCATACCTATGCCGAAAATGCGCGCCCGGTGAACGCCCTGCGCGGCGTCAGTCTGGACATCGAAGCGGGTGAATTTGTCGCCATTGTCGGGCCGTCGGGCAGCGGAAAATCCACCCTGCTCAATATCATCGGCACGCTGGAAAGCCCCAGTCACGGCGACTATCGCTTTGACGGCCGGGCCGTTGCCGAAATGTCGGGGCGTGAACGGGCCCTGTTGCGGGCCTCGCGCATCGGCTTCGTCTTCCAGAACTTCAACCTGATCGACCACCTGACGGTGTTTGAAAACATCCGGCTGGGGCTGCGTTATCGGCGTGATCATCTGAAAAACGAAAACGAACGGATACTGAGCGCCATGGACAAGGTCGGTCTGGCGCACCGGGCCGACCATCTGCCGCGCGAATTGTCCGGCGGGCAGCAGCAGCGCTGCGCCATTGCCCGCGCCATCGTGGGCGACCCGCAGATCGTGCTGGCCGACGAACCGACGGGCAGTCTCGACTCTCAAAATGCCGCTCAGGTGCTGGGCATTCTGGCGGAACTCAACAGCCGCGGCACCACGCTGGTCATCGTGACGCACGCCCCCCGTCAGGCCGACCGCGCCGGACGGGTGGTCGAAATGCACGATGGCCGCATCCATCTTTCGACCCGACGTCTGGCATGA
- a CDS encoding sensor histidine kinase has product MASEPRLRQGLALLALALSAAFIGDAVNRALWANAALGALVCLILFAYLMSGNRAAAALPPASAPTGHSDPVHVFLDQIPLPLISLAPGGMPQAVNRAARALFETDDAIVRGREALLSALTPPNEPRLDLFGRRYALTLNEVQTEDGAFRLATLTDVQSEIYRVEAATLRDTLQVLGHEIMNSLTPISSLADIARDYLSPMSGEAADHARDALTTLSRRSASLTRFIDAYRALARLPAPQLQPVHPGRLVEDVLRFFTRNPAMAGIRFDLEVEAGVPWVALDEAQVGQALINIITNAVEATESNAGLRQVSVRVSHTPHDVVIRIADNGEGIAESVRAGLFMTFTSTKPHGSGTGLNLARQIALAHGGNLGLLDEPSASTVFAFTFPVTG; this is encoded by the coding sequence ATGGCCTCTGAGCCCCGCCTGAGGCAGGGGCTGGCCCTTCTGGCACTGGCCCTGAGCGCTGCCTTTATCGGAGACGCTGTCAACCGGGCGCTATGGGCCAATGCCGCGCTGGGGGCGCTCGTCTGTCTGATCCTGTTTGCCTATCTGATGAGCGGAAACCGGGCGGCCGCGGCGCTCCCGCCCGCCTCTGCGCCGACGGGCCATAGCGATCCCGTCCACGTCTTTCTGGATCAGATTCCCCTGCCCCTGATCAGTCTGGCCCCCGGCGGGATGCCGCAGGCCGTCAACCGGGCGGCGCGCGCCCTGTTTGAAACCGACGACGCCATTGTGCGCGGTCGCGAAGCCCTGCTGTCGGCCCTGACGCCCCCGAACGAGCCGCGGCTCGATCTCTTCGGGCGACGCTACGCCCTCACCCTCAACGAGGTACAGACGGAGGACGGTGCCTTCCGGCTGGCCACCCTGACCGATGTGCAGTCGGAAATCTATCGCGTCGAAGCCGCCACCTTGCGCGATACGCTTCAGGTGCTGGGCCATGAAATCATGAACTCCCTGACGCCCATCTCATCGCTGGCCGATATCGCGCGGGACTATCTCAGCCCGATGTCAGGCGAAGCCGCCGACCACGCGCGCGACGCCCTCACCACCCTGTCGCGCCGTTCGGCCAGCCTGACCCGCTTTATCGACGCCTATCGCGCGCTGGCCCGTTTACCCGCCCCGCAGTTGCAGCCGGTGCATCCCGGCCGTCTGGTCGAGGACGTGCTCCGTTTTTTCACACGCAATCCCGCCATGGCCGGTATCCGTTTCGACCTTGAGGTCGAGGCAGGCGTGCCCTGGGTGGCGCTGGATGAGGCGCAGGTCGGTCAGGCCCTGATCAATATCATCACCAATGCCGTCGAAGCCACCGAGTCCAATGCCGGTCTGCGTCAGGTCAGCGTCCGCGTATCCCATACGCCACACGATGTGGTCATTCGCATCGCGGATAATGGCGAAGGTATTGCCGAAAGCGTGCGCGCCGGACTGTTTATGACCTTCACCTCCACTAAGCCGCACGGGTCCGGTACGGGCCTCAACCTGGCCCGTCAGATCGCGCTGGCGCACGGCGGCAATCTCGGTTTGCTTGATGAGCCGTCCGCCTCTACGGTCTTTGCTTTCACCTTCCCGGTCACCGGATAG
- a CDS encoding sigma-54-dependent transcriptional regulator, whose product MSEASRTLLFVDDDADVRKTAELLFRRAGYAYLEAASPVSALSLLATRPVDLVLLDLNFSKSQTSGQEGLDGLADMLRHDPSLSVIVVTGHSGLQIAVQALRAGARDFVMKPWNNERLLATVEATLASRRTDTLAPTRPPALIGLSEPMRRIMAAMDRCAALTIPVLFSGETGTGKSLAATVLHHQSRRSSLSVVECATLCPEDLDDTPNRTLILENIDRLPDKIIPALLSYLHRAPRSNSRVISTSARPRGEIGLDRGLMYALSTMDIALVPLRERVEDIVPLAEHFILTTCHLHGFHPRTLSPEARASLQAEAWTDNVHALKHVIERAIILSDHPTLTPDDLRLHDRPDAAGDAPRGNLAQSEKSLIEEALNRHNFNVSAAAAELGLTRPSLYRRMAKHGL is encoded by the coding sequence ATGTCCGAAGCCTCTCGCACCCTTCTGTTTGTTGATGACGACGCGGATGTACGCAAAACGGCCGAGCTTCTGTTCCGACGGGCCGGATACGCCTATCTGGAGGCCGCGTCGCCCGTCAGCGCCCTCAGCCTGCTGGCCACCAGGCCGGTCGATCTGGTGCTGCTCGATCTGAACTTTTCCAAATCGCAGACCTCCGGTCAGGAGGGCCTTGACGGTCTGGCGGATATGCTGCGCCACGATCCGAGCCTCAGCGTCATTGTCGTCACCGGGCATAGCGGGCTTCAGATCGCCGTTCAGGCCTTGCGGGCCGGGGCGCGCGACTTCGTGATGAAGCCGTGGAACAATGAGCGCCTGCTGGCGACCGTGGAAGCGACCCTTGCGTCGCGGCGTACCGACACGCTCGCCCCCACCCGCCCCCCGGCCCTGATCGGCCTGTCCGAGCCCATGCGCCGCATCATGGCGGCCATGGACCGCTGCGCCGCCCTGACCATCCCCGTGTTGTTCAGCGGCGAAACCGGAACGGGCAAGTCGCTGGCGGCGACGGTCCTGCATCATCAGTCGCGCCGCTCAAGCCTCAGCGTGGTGGAATGCGCCACCTTGTGCCCCGAAGACCTTGACGATACGCCCAACCGCACGCTGATCCTCGAAAATATCGACCGCCTGCCGGACAAGATCATTCCCGCCCTGCTGAGCTATCTGCATCGCGCCCCGCGTTCCAACAGCCGCGTCATCTCCACCAGCGCCAGACCCCGCGGCGAAATCGGGCTGGACCGCGGACTGATGTACGCCCTCAGCACCATGGATATCGCCCTCGTTCCCCTGCGTGAACGGGTCGAAGACATCGTGCCTCTGGCCGAGCATTTTATTCTGACCACCTGTCATTTGCACGGCTTTCACCCGCGCACCCTGTCGCCGGAAGCCCGCGCCAGTCTTCAGGCCGAAGCGTGGACCGATAATGTCCACGCCCTGAAACACGTGATTGAACGCGCCATCATCCTGTCGGACCATCCGACCCTGACGCCTGACGACCTGCGCCTGCACGATCGCCCCGACGCGGCCGGCGACGCCCCCAGAGGCAATCTGGCGCAATCAGAAAAAAGTCTGATTGAAGAAGCGCTTAACCGGCATAACTTCAATGTGTCTGCCGCAGCGGCAGAACTGGGTCTGACCCGGCCTTCGCTTTATCGAAGGATGGCCAAACATGGCCTCTGA
- a CDS encoding GH39 family glycosyl hydrolase: MPVKASRRTLAALIAGALLVPSAVLAAPAARQVTLDVTKATQPVDRFYDLSVGADYPGTTIREANLAQLEIAAKELGFRYIRFHDIFHDDLGTVKTVDNKLVYDWTKIDYLYDRLLKMKIKPFVELGFTPSALKTSDQTIFYWKGNTSPPRLDLWKQLVHDFTKHLIDRYGIEEVRSWYFEVWNEPNLDGFFQYADQEQYFALYGVTARTLKAIDPQLRVGGPSTAGAAWVPELLAYAKATNTPVDFATTHTYGVDYGYLDEEGKMDLQLSKSPNAIIGDVKKVRAEIEASHLPGLPLIFTEWSTSYNPRDLSHDSYVAAPYILSKLKGTKGVAQGMSYWVYSDLFEEAGPPNAPFHGGFGLMNREGIRKASWFAYKYLNTLSGKEIPTSDDQVWAAYDGKGASAVIWDFQLPDQKGSSNKTFFSKLVPNARSAPVSLKLTGLKPGAYRLTVQRTGYKKNDAYSAYIELGAPDTLTPAQIEKMQALTADAPETDRKVTVGANGTVSLSVPMSSNDVVLVKVQPAS, from the coding sequence ATGCCCGTTAAAGCTTCCCGCAGAACCCTCGCGGCCCTGATCGCCGGCGCCCTGCTGGTGCCCTCTGCTGTGCTGGCCGCCCCCGCCGCGCGTCAGGTCACGCTCGACGTCACCAAGGCCACACAGCCGGTTGACCGCTTTTATGATCTGTCGGTCGGGGCCGATTATCCGGGCACGACGATCCGTGAGGCCAATCTGGCGCAACTGGAAATCGCGGCTAAGGAACTGGGGTTCCGCTATATCCGCTTCCACGACATCTTCCACGACGATTTGGGCACGGTGAAGACGGTTGATAACAAGCTGGTCTATGACTGGACAAAGATCGACTATCTGTACGACCGCCTGCTGAAGATGAAGATCAAGCCCTTTGTCGAGCTGGGCTTTACGCCCTCGGCGCTGAAGACCTCGGATCAGACCATCTTTTACTGGAAGGGCAATACCTCGCCGCCGCGCCTCGATCTGTGGAAGCAACTGGTGCATGATTTCACCAAACACCTGATTGATCGTTACGGCATTGAAGAGGTGCGTAGCTGGTATTTCGAGGTGTGGAACGAACCCAATCTCGACGGCTTCTTCCAATATGCCGATCAGGAGCAGTATTTCGCCCTTTATGGTGTCACGGCCCGCACCCTGAAAGCCATCGACCCGCAACTGCGCGTCGGCGGCCCGTCTACCGCCGGGGCGGCCTGGGTGCCGGAGCTTCTGGCCTATGCCAAGGCGACGAACACGCCTGTCGATTTCGCCACCACCCACACCTATGGCGTCGATTACGGCTATCTCGACGAAGAGGGCAAGATGGACCTTCAGTTATCGAAGAGCCCGAACGCCATCATTGGTGACGTCAAAAAGGTGCGTGCCGAGATCGAAGCCTCGCACCTGCCCGGCCTGCCGCTGATCTTCACCGAATGGAGCACCAGCTATAACCCGCGCGACCTCAGCCACGATTCCTACGTCGCTGCCCCCTACATCCTCAGCAAGCTGAAGGGCACCAAGGGGGTGGCGCAGGGCATGAGCTACTGGGTCTATTCCGACCTGTTCGAGGAAGCCGGCCCCCCCAACGCCCCCTTCCACGGCGGTTTTGGCCTGATGAACCGCGAAGGCATCCGCAAGGCTTCGTGGTTTGCCTATAAGTATCTCAACACCCTGAGCGGCAAAGAAATACCTACGTCTGATGATCAGGTGTGGGCGGCCTATGACGGCAAGGGGGCTTCGGCGGTTATCTGGGACTTCCAGTTGCCGGACCAGAAGGGTTCAAGCAACAAGACCTTCTTCTCGAAGCTGGTCCCCAACGCCAGATCGGCCCCGGTCAGCCTGAAGCTGACAGGCCTGAAACCGGGTGCCTACCGACTGACGGTGCAGCGCACGGGCTATAAGAAGAACGATGCCTATTCCGCCTATATCGAGCTGGGGGCACCGGACACACTGACGCCGGCGCAGATCGAAAAGATGCAGGCCCTGACGGCCGACGCTCCCGAAACCGACCGCAAGGTGACGGTTGGGGCAAACGGGACAGTGTCGCTCAGCGTCCCGATGTCGAGCAATGATGTGGTGCTGGTAAAGGTGCAACCCGCGTCCTGA
- a CDS encoding FadR/GntR family transcriptional regulator, whose product MTDLMETGAKMAVHVHRLLGEAIVAGEFDGSGLPNEAELSTRYGASRTVIREAIRMLMGKGLISMRQRADRIQPLAAWNLLDPEISFWLRRRPFSLEIFREFIQMRLAVEPVAAGLTAARGDAAVVKSLQTLFAALEAAPAQSEARLTAAIQFHQTIVLESGNAFFTRLLALISTALHMEHTHAQPSPLTLSFQQQIMTCIANGDAAGAEGMMRELLRATLRQVEAAPIEA is encoded by the coding sequence ATGACTGACCTTATGGAGACGGGGGCCAAGATGGCCGTCCATGTTCACCGCCTGCTCGGTGAAGCCATTGTCGCCGGTGAGTTTGACGGTTCGGGCCTGCCCAACGAAGCCGAACTGAGCACACGCTATGGGGCCAGCCGCACGGTGATCCGCGAAGCCATCCGTATGCTGATGGGCAAGGGCCTGATCAGTATGCGTCAGCGCGCCGACCGTATTCAGCCGCTGGCCGCCTGGAACCTTCTCGATCCCGAAATCAGCTTTTGGCTGCGCCGCCGGCCCTTCTCTCTGGAGATTTTCCGGGAATTCATCCAGATGCGTCTGGCGGTCGAGCCCGTGGCGGCCGGTCTGACGGCGGCGCGAGGTGATGCGGCGGTGGTAAAATCGCTTCAGACTCTCTTTGCGGCGCTCGAAGCAGCTCCGGCTCAGTCGGAAGCGCGCCTGACGGCGGCGATCCAGTTTCACCAGACGATCGTGCTGGAATCCGGCAATGCGTTTTTCACGCGCCTGCTGGCCCTGATCAGCACCGCCCTGCACATGGAACATACCCACGCCCAGCCCAGCCCGCTCACCCTCTCCTTCCAGCAGCAGATCATGACCTGCATTGCGAATGGCGATGCCGCCGGGGCCGAGGGCATGATGCGGGAATTGCTGCGCGCGACGCTGCGGCAGGTCGAAGCGGCCCCCATCGAAGCCTGA
- a CDS encoding glycoside hydrolase family 5 protein produces MTKQTGKTPKVLNRRHLIMATACVVPLSVVACGGGGGGGVSTASAGGTSSSSSSSSSSSSSSSSTSGLYPSYNTNPLSANAVGMSSTAAEIAGKIKLAINIGNTMEAIGGETAWGNPLITQALVNTYKALGFDAIRLPCAWDQYADKTTAKISNTWLDRVRTVVQYCINADLYVVLNIHWDGGWLEKHVDEASKDAVNARQKAFWEQIATHLRDFDERLIFASANEPDASTAPNTRVLLSYHQTFIDAVRATGGRNAYRTLIVQAPQTNTELAVSVWPGMPTDTATNRLMFEVHYYAPAQFMIIDQDASWGKMFYYWGRDNHSTIEPDRNATHSEEPYVDQQMLAMKTHFIDKGIPVIIGEYGAWRKTQPLDMPKHNASVDFWNRYVTQQARANGAVPFFWDTGALIDRTTLAVKDQAMLDALLIGAGKK; encoded by the coding sequence ATGACAAAACAAACCGGCAAGACGCCCAAGGTTCTGAACCGTCGCCATCTGATCATGGCTACCGCCTGCGTGGTGCCCCTATCGGTCGTGGCCTGCGGTGGGGGCGGCGGTGGTGGTGTATCGACGGCCTCCGCGGGTGGCACTTCGTCTTCGTCGTCTTCCTCCTCCTCCTCATCATCATCGTCTTCATCCACGAGCGGTTTGTATCCCAGCTATAATACAAATCCGCTGTCGGCGAATGCGGTGGGGATGAGCAGCACGGCGGCCGAGATTGCCGGCAAAATCAAGCTGGCCATCAATATCGGTAATACGATGGAAGCCATAGGTGGTGAGACCGCCTGGGGTAATCCGCTTATCACCCAGGCGCTTGTCAACACGTATAAGGCTCTGGGATTTGACGCCATTCGGCTGCCGTGCGCCTGGGACCAGTATGCGGATAAGACAACGGCAAAGATTTCGAACACCTGGCTGGATCGCGTCAGGACGGTTGTCCAGTATTGCATCAACGCCGACCTCTATGTGGTGCTGAACATCCACTGGGATGGGGGCTGGCTTGAGAAGCACGTAGATGAGGCCAGCAAGGATGCCGTCAACGCCAGGCAGAAAGCGTTCTGGGAGCAGATCGCCACACACCTGCGCGACTTCGACGAACGCCTGATCTTCGCCAGCGCTAACGAGCCGGACGCCAGCACGGCGCCGAACACCAGGGTCCTCCTCAGTTATCACCAAACGTTCATTGACGCAGTGCGGGCGACCGGTGGCCGAAACGCCTATCGCACCCTCATCGTGCAGGCCCCTCAAACCAATACCGAACTTGCCGTTTCGGTGTGGCCGGGTATGCCTACCGACACCGCGACGAACCGTCTGATGTTCGAAGTCCACTACTACGCGCCGGCGCAATTCATGATCATCGATCAGGATGCGTCCTGGGGCAAGATGTTCTATTACTGGGGCCGCGACAACCATTCGACGATCGAGCCAGACCGCAACGCGACCCACAGCGAGGAGCCCTATGTCGATCAGCAGATGCTGGCGATGAAGACCCACTTCATCGATAAGGGCATCCCCGTCATCATTGGTGAGTACGGTGCCTGGCGCAAAACCCAGCCGCTGGACATGCCCAAGCACAACGCCTCGGTGGATTTCTGGAACCGGTATGTCACCCAGCAGGCGCGGGCCAATGGCGCCGTGCCCTTCTTCTGGGACACCGGAGCCCTCATCGACCGCACGACGCTTGCGGTCAAGGATCAGGCGATGCTGGACGCTCTGCTCATCGGGGCCGGTAAGAAATAA
- a CDS encoding glycoside hydrolase family 2 TIM barrel-domain containing protein gives MPAAAGVAVVLTFCTATLWDIDSPYLYQVRTQLIQQGRVLDEVGPPPGSAARALIRTGAPSSMAELERLVRRDRNHPSIVLWSVFNEEPMQGTKQGSQMVRRMVAKVKSLDATRSVTAAMNDGLFTPVNVSQAVDVVGFNYQYQNYDTFHKAQPTLPITSSEDCSAFMTRGEYKTIKDKPIIAAYDDDAADWGTTQRVGWKAIAERPLSDLICYFLPAPMSRASSIA, from the coding sequence TTGCCCGCGGCCGCCGGTGTGGCCGTGGTGCTGACGTTTTGTACGGCGACCTTGTGGGATATCGACTCTCCTTATCTGTATCAGGTGCGCACCCAGCTTATCCAGCAGGGGCGTGTCCTTGACGAGGTGGGACCCCCGCCGGGTTCCGCAGCCAGAGCTTTGATCCGGACAGGGGCTCCTTCCTCAATGGCCGAGCTGGAGCGGTTGGTGCGCCGCGATCGCAACCACCCCTCGATCGTCCTGTGGTCGGTCTTCAACGAAGAACCGATGCAGGGCACGAAACAGGGCTCTCAGATGGTCCGGCGCATGGTGGCAAAGGTCAAATCGCTCGACGCCACCCGTTCGGTGACGGCGGCCATGAATGACGGCCTGTTCACGCCCGTCAATGTGTCTCAGGCCGTCGATGTGGTTGGTTTCAACTATCAGTATCAGAATTACGACACCTTCCATAAGGCGCAGCCGACCCTGCCCATCACCTCGTCCGAAGACTGCTCCGCCTTTATGACGCGCGGGGAATACAAGACCATAAAGGACAAGCCCATCATCGCCGCCTATGACGATGACGCCGCCGACTGGGGCACCACGCAGCGCGTCGGCTGGAAAGCCATAGCCGAGCGGCCCCTTTCCGATCTAATCTGTTATTTCTTACCGGCCCCGATGAGCAGAGCGTCCAGCATCGCCTGA
- a CDS encoding pirin family protein — MTDAIALLIPPREKDLGGFTVKRILPFAKHRMVGPWIFFDHMGPAVFEPGKGTNVRPHPHINLATVTYLFEGHIHHRDSLGSDQVITPGAINLMVAGKGIVHSEREPLEGIDTTRQLHGLQLWHALPEADEEIDAAFFHYDAEEIPALTVEGVPVRVMMGSAYGVTSPVKTYAETLYLEARLSAGQALVLPDHVAERALYVVSGRAAVNGTPVEASHMVILNAGATVSVTTDAEAQLALIGGEPFTERHIYWNFVSSRKERIVQAKADWREGRFPKVPGDEIEFIPLPVE, encoded by the coding sequence ATGACCGACGCCATCGCACTTCTTATTCCGCCGCGCGAAAAGGACCTGGGCGGCTTTACCGTCAAGCGCATCCTGCCGTTTGCCAAACACCGTATGGTCGGGCCGTGGATCTTCTTTGATCATATGGGGCCGGCGGTATTTGAGCCGGGCAAGGGCACCAATGTCCGCCCGCACCCGCATATCAACCTAGCCACCGTCACCTATCTGTTTGAAGGCCATATCCACCACCGCGACTCGCTGGGTTCGGATCAGGTCATCACACCGGGGGCTATCAATCTGATGGTGGCGGGCAAGGGCATCGTCCATTCCGAACGCGAGCCGCTGGAGGGCATAGACACCACGCGGCAACTGCACGGGCTGCAATTGTGGCACGCCCTGCCGGAGGCCGATGAAGAGATCGACGCCGCCTTTTTCCACTATGACGCCGAAGAGATTCCGGCACTGACGGTCGAAGGTGTGCCGGTGCGCGTGATGATGGGCTCGGCCTATGGCGTCACCTCGCCGGTCAAGACCTATGCCGAAACGCTGTATCTGGAGGCGCGCCTGAGCGCCGGGCAGGCGCTGGTCCTGCCGGATCATGTGGCTGAGCGCGCGCTCTACGTCGTGTCGGGCCGCGCAGCGGTCAATGGCACGCCGGTCGAAGCCTCGCACATGGTCATTCTCAACGCCGGTGCGACGGTCAGCGTCACGACCGACGCGGAGGCGCAACTGGCCCTGATCGGCGGGGAGCCCTTTACCGAGCGCCACATCTACTGGAACTTCGTTTCGTCGCGCAAAGAGCGCATCGTGCAGGCCAAGGCCGACTGGCGCGAAGGGCGCTTCCCCAAGGTGCCGGGCGACGAGATCGAATTCATCCCGCTGCCGGTCGAATGA
- a CDS encoding OsmC family protein has protein sequence MMSDIISARVEETHISDFSVAIEVSGHRLSGDEPESQGGMNLAPSPYDYLTAALGECTAMTVRWYARQKNWPLQDVRVELTHEKVAGHESGKADIFRKSVTIIGDQLSDQQRQRLHDIAAKCPVHKTLTGGAFIETVSGLAER, from the coding sequence ATGATGTCAGATATAATCTCTGCACGGGTCGAAGAGACCCATATCTCCGATTTCAGCGTGGCTATCGAGGTCAGCGGTCACCGCCTGAGCGGCGACGAACCTGAATCGCAGGGCGGGATGAACCTTGCCCCGTCGCCCTATGACTATCTGACGGCGGCGCTGGGCGAATGCACGGCCATGACCGTGCGCTGGTACGCCAGACAGAAGAACTGGCCCTTGCAGGATGTGCGGGTGGAGCTGACCCACGAAAAGGTCGCCGGTCACGAATCGGGCAAGGCCGATATCTTCCGCAAGTCGGTAACGATTATCGGCGACCAGCTCAGCGACCAGCAACGGCAAAGACTGCACGACATCGCTGCCAAATGTCCGGTGCACAAAACCCTGACGGGTGGCGCGTTTATTGAGACAGTGTCAGGACTCGCAGAGCGCTGA
- a CDS encoding M61 family metallopeptidase, whose protein sequence is MKKGMMVSAAVLAAALFSVPVSAQVSAPLPPPLPVSAQVDYPGTLKVYVDATDTQQRVMRVRQVIPVAKSGPFTLIMPRWLPGKHAPRPQADKIANVRFSAGGQNLSWLRDPVEVTAFHIDVPAGTKEVVAEFDFLTPMTTAAGRVVVTDVMANLQWENLSMYPAGYAVTRVPVELTLKLPEGWDYAAALDVASKNADGTVTFKPLPYEHFIDSPMFAGKFSKTFDLSVDPKVPVRMHVFADKPGDLAATDEQIAIHKKMVAQAVKVFKSQHYDHYDFLVHLSEELGDIGLEHHRSSENGHDSTYFTEWKTNYVGRDLLAHEYTHSWDGKFRRGADLYNPDFHTPMRNSLLWVYEGQTQFWGYVLSARSGLYTPEQAKQAIALIAAQYDNFSGSQWRPVLDTTNDPILSARQPKNWLSQQRNEDYYSVGLLIWLDADTLIREKTNNKKSLDDFAGLFFGIKDGSWTPETYEFKDVVAALNSVYAYDWDTFLRMRVNETSKGTFLDGLERGGYRLTYSDTPTDWFKAREKKTKVTDLSYSLGLSLTATGDIGSVFWDSPAFKAGLGQGMSVVAVNGTAYEADGLKAAIADATKPNGKPVELLIKRGKTYKTVTLDYTGGLRYPRLERIDGKKAYLDDILAEKK, encoded by the coding sequence ATGAAAAAAGGCATGATGGTCAGCGCGGCGGTTTTGGCGGCGGCTCTGTTTTCGGTTCCGGTTTCGGCTCAGGTGTCGGCGCCTCTGCCGCCCCCCCTGCCGGTGTCGGCGCAGGTCGATTATCCCGGCACGCTGAAAGTCTATGTCGATGCCACCGACACGCAGCAGCGCGTCATGCGCGTGCGGCAGGTCATTCCGGTGGCCAAATCCGGCCCCTTCACCCTGATCATGCCGCGCTGGCTGCCCGGCAAGCACGCCCCGCGCCCTCAGGCCGACAAGATCGCCAATGTGCGCTTTTCGGCGGGTGGTCAGAACCTGAGCTGGTTGCGCGATCCCGTTGAAGTGACAGCCTTTCATATCGACGTGCCCGCCGGTACCAAAGAAGTGGTGGCGGAGTTCGACTTCCTGACCCCCATGACCACGGCCGCCGGCCGCGTGGTGGTCACCGACGTCATGGCCAACCTGCAATGGGAAAACCTGTCCATGTATCCGGCAGGCTATGCAGTGACGCGCGTGCCGGTCGAACTGACGCTGAAACTGCCGGAAGGCTGGGACTATGCGGCGGCGCTTGATGTGGCGTCGAAGAATGCCGACGGCACCGTCACCTTCAAGCCGCTGCCCTATGAGCACTTTATCGACTCGCCGATGTTTGCGGGTAAGTTCAGCAAGACCTTCGACCTCAGCGTCGACCCTAAGGTGCCGGTGCGCATGCACGTCTTTGCCGACAAGCCGGGCGATCTGGCCGCCACCGATGAACAGATTGCCATTCATAAGAAGATGGTGGCGCAGGCGGTCAAGGTCTTCAAATCGCAGCACTACGACCATTACGACTTCCTCGTCCACCTGTCGGAAGAACTGGGCGATATCGGGCTTGAGCACCACCGCTCGTCCGAAAATGGCCACGACTCCACCTATTTTACTGAGTGGAAGACCAACTATGTCGGGCGCGACCTGCTGGCGCATGAATACACCCATTCCTGGGACGGCAAGTTCCGCCGCGGTGCCGACCTGTATAATCCCGACTTCCACACCCCCATGCGCAACAGCCTGTTGTGGGTCTATGAAGGTCAGACGCAGTTCTGGGGCTATGTCCTGTCGGCGCGCTCGGGCCTCTACACGCCGGAGCAGGCCAAGCAGGCCATCGCGCTGATCGCCGCACAATACGACAACTTCTCCGGTTCGCAGTGGCGTCCGGTGCTTGATACCACCAATGATCCGATCCTGTCGGCGCGTCAGCCCAAGAACTGGCTGAGCCAGCAGCGCAACGAAGACTATTACAGCGTGGGACTGCTGATCTGGCTCGACGCCGATACGCTGATCCGTGAAAAGACCAATAACAAGAAGTCGCTGGATGATTTCGCGGGTCTGTTCTTCGGCATCAAGGACGGCTCGTGGACGCCAGAAACCTATGAATTCAAGGACGTGGTGGCTGCGCTCAACAGTGTCTACGCCTATGACTGGGACACCTTCCTCAGGATGCGCGTCAATGAGACCTCAAAAGGCACCTTCCTCGACGGACTGGAGCGCGGGGGGTATAGGCTGACCTATAGCGACACGCCGACCGACTGGTTCAAGGCGCGCGAAAAGAAAACCAAGGTAACGGACCTCAGCTATTCGCTGGGGCTGTCATTGACCGCCACGGGCGATATCGGCAGCGTCTTCTGGGACAGCCCGGCCTTCAAGGCCGGACTGGGGCAGGGGATGAGCGTGGTCGCCGTCAACGGCACCGCCTATGAGGCGGATGGTCTTAAAGCCGCCATTGCCGACGCCACCAAGCCAAACGGCAAGCCGGTCGAACTGCTGATCAAACGCGGCAAGACCTATAAGACGGTGACGCTCGACTATACGGGCGGGCTGCGCTATCCGCGCCTTGAGCGCATCGACGGCAAGAAGGCCTATCTGGACGATATTCTGGCCGAAAAGAAGTAG